In a genomic window of Onychostoma macrolepis isolate SWU-2019 chromosome 08, ASM1243209v1, whole genome shotgun sequence:
- the tpd52l2a gene encoding tpd52 like 2a isoform X2, with the protein MDSSEHDSSMTSTGVASGGTLPPGLTEEEAEEIQVELTKVEDEIQTLRQVLMAKERHATELKRRLGIGPLSEIKQNFTKGWHEVQCSNAYMRTSQTLGDLNRRVTSSNLYLTASSTFEEIGRSDAYKRTQETLSQAGHVTSAAFSSMGSAIRNRFGEMSSNFSMRHSLSMPAMRNSPSFKSFEDKVDNMKYKVMGQSNGESGHSPTSNNAPF; encoded by the exons ATGGACTCCTCTGAGCACG aCTCTTCAATGACATCTACAGGTGTAGCCAGTGGAGGGACACTACCACCAGGCCTGACAGAGGAGGAGGCAGAAGAGATACAGGTGGAGCTCACCAAG GTGGAGGATGAGATTCAGACACTGAGACAGGTTCTCATGGCGAAGGAGAGGCATGCCACTGAGCTCAAGCGCAGACTTGGCATCGGTCCCCTCTCTGAAATCAAACAGAACTTCACCAAAGGCTGGCATGAAGTTCAGTGCTCCAATGC TTATATGAGAACTTCACAAACTCTTGGAGACTTGAATCGTAGAGTTACCTCATCTAATTT ATACCTTACAGCTTCGTCCACATTTGAGGAAATTGGACGTTCTGATGC CTATAAGAGGACTCAGGAGACTCTGTCTCAGGCAGGTCACGTGACATCAGCTGCGTTCTCCTCAATGGGCTCTGCCATCAGAAACCGATTTGGAGAGATGAG TAGCAACTTTTCCATGCGTCACTCTTTAAGTATGCCAGCTATGAG GAACTCGCCAAGCTTTAAATCCTTTGAGGACAAGGTGGACAATATGAAG TACAAAGTAATGGGGCAATCAAATGGAGAGAGCGGCCATTCACCAACCAGCAACAACGCACCTTTCTGA
- the tpd52l2a gene encoding tpd52 like 2a isoform X3: MDSSEHDSSMTSTGVASGGTLPPGLTEEEAEEIQVELTKVEDEIQTLRQVLMAKERHATELKRRLGIGPLSEIKQNFTKGWHEVQCSNAYMRTSQTLGDLNRRVTSSNLYLTASSTFEEIGRSDAYKRTQETLSQAGHVTSAAFSSMGSAIRNRFGEMRALPYSNSGNSPSFKSFEDKVDNMKYKVMGQSNGESGHSPTSNNAPF, from the exons ATGGACTCCTCTGAGCACG aCTCTTCAATGACATCTACAGGTGTAGCCAGTGGAGGGACACTACCACCAGGCCTGACAGAGGAGGAGGCAGAAGAGATACAGGTGGAGCTCACCAAG GTGGAGGATGAGATTCAGACACTGAGACAGGTTCTCATGGCGAAGGAGAGGCATGCCACTGAGCTCAAGCGCAGACTTGGCATCGGTCCCCTCTCTGAAATCAAACAGAACTTCACCAAAGGCTGGCATGAAGTTCAGTGCTCCAATGC TTATATGAGAACTTCACAAACTCTTGGAGACTTGAATCGTAGAGTTACCTCATCTAATTT ATACCTTACAGCTTCGTCCACATTTGAGGAAATTGGACGTTCTGATGC CTATAAGAGGACTCAGGAGACTCTGTCTCAGGCAGGTCACGTGACATCAGCTGCGTTCTCCTCAATGGGCTCTGCCATCAGAAACCGATTTGGAGAGATGAG GGCTCTGCCGTACTCTAACTCTGG GAACTCGCCAAGCTTTAAATCCTTTGAGGACAAGGTGGACAATATGAAG TACAAAGTAATGGGGCAATCAAATGGAGAGAGCGGCCATTCACCAACCAGCAACAACGCACCTTTCTGA
- the tpd52l2a gene encoding tpd52 like 2a isoform X1: MDSSEHDSSMTSTGVASGGTLPPGLTEEEAEEIQVELTKVEDEIQTLRQVLMAKERHATELKRRLGIGPLSEIKQNFTKGWHEVQCSNAYMRTSQTLGDLNRRVTSSNLYLTASSTFEEIGRSDAYKRTQETLSQAGHVTSAAFSSMGSAIRNRFGEMRALPYSNSGSNFSMRHSLSMPAMRNSPSFKSFEDKVDNMKYKVMGQSNGESGHSPTSNNAPF; the protein is encoded by the exons ATGGACTCCTCTGAGCACG aCTCTTCAATGACATCTACAGGTGTAGCCAGTGGAGGGACACTACCACCAGGCCTGACAGAGGAGGAGGCAGAAGAGATACAGGTGGAGCTCACCAAG GTGGAGGATGAGATTCAGACACTGAGACAGGTTCTCATGGCGAAGGAGAGGCATGCCACTGAGCTCAAGCGCAGACTTGGCATCGGTCCCCTCTCTGAAATCAAACAGAACTTCACCAAAGGCTGGCATGAAGTTCAGTGCTCCAATGC TTATATGAGAACTTCACAAACTCTTGGAGACTTGAATCGTAGAGTTACCTCATCTAATTT ATACCTTACAGCTTCGTCCACATTTGAGGAAATTGGACGTTCTGATGC CTATAAGAGGACTCAGGAGACTCTGTCTCAGGCAGGTCACGTGACATCAGCTGCGTTCTCCTCAATGGGCTCTGCCATCAGAAACCGATTTGGAGAGATGAG GGCTCTGCCGTACTCTAACTCTGG TAGCAACTTTTCCATGCGTCACTCTTTAAGTATGCCAGCTATGAG GAACTCGCCAAGCTTTAAATCCTTTGAGGACAAGGTGGACAATATGAAG TACAAAGTAATGGGGCAATCAAATGGAGAGAGCGGCCATTCACCAACCAGCAACAACGCACCTTTCTGA
- the tpd52l2a gene encoding tpd52 like 2a isoform X7, whose translation MDSSEHDSSMTSTGVASGGTLPPGLTEEEAEEIQVELTKVEDEIQTLRQVLMAKERHATELKRRLGIGPLSEIKQNFTKGWHEVQCSNAYLTASSTFEEIGRSDAYKRTQETLSQAGHVTSAAFSSMGSAIRNRFGEMRNSPSFKSFEDKVDNMKYKVMGQSNGESGHSPTSNNAPF comes from the exons ATGGACTCCTCTGAGCACG aCTCTTCAATGACATCTACAGGTGTAGCCAGTGGAGGGACACTACCACCAGGCCTGACAGAGGAGGAGGCAGAAGAGATACAGGTGGAGCTCACCAAG GTGGAGGATGAGATTCAGACACTGAGACAGGTTCTCATGGCGAAGGAGAGGCATGCCACTGAGCTCAAGCGCAGACTTGGCATCGGTCCCCTCTCTGAAATCAAACAGAACTTCACCAAAGGCTGGCATGAAGTTCAGTGCTCCAATGC ATACCTTACAGCTTCGTCCACATTTGAGGAAATTGGACGTTCTGATGC CTATAAGAGGACTCAGGAGACTCTGTCTCAGGCAGGTCACGTGACATCAGCTGCGTTCTCCTCAATGGGCTCTGCCATCAGAAACCGATTTGGAGAGATGAG GAACTCGCCAAGCTTTAAATCCTTTGAGGACAAGGTGGACAATATGAAG TACAAAGTAATGGGGCAATCAAATGGAGAGAGCGGCCATTCACCAACCAGCAACAACGCACCTTTCTGA
- the tpd52l2a gene encoding tpd52 like 2a isoform X6: MDSSEHDSSMTSTGVASGGTLPPGLTEEEAEEIQVELTKVEDEIQTLRQVLMAKERHATELKRRLGIGPLSEIKQNFTKGWHEVQCSNAYLTASSTFEEIGRSDAYKRTQETLSQAGHVTSAAFSSMGSAIRNRFGEMRALPYSNSGNSPSFKSFEDKVDNMKYKVMGQSNGESGHSPTSNNAPF; encoded by the exons ATGGACTCCTCTGAGCACG aCTCTTCAATGACATCTACAGGTGTAGCCAGTGGAGGGACACTACCACCAGGCCTGACAGAGGAGGAGGCAGAAGAGATACAGGTGGAGCTCACCAAG GTGGAGGATGAGATTCAGACACTGAGACAGGTTCTCATGGCGAAGGAGAGGCATGCCACTGAGCTCAAGCGCAGACTTGGCATCGGTCCCCTCTCTGAAATCAAACAGAACTTCACCAAAGGCTGGCATGAAGTTCAGTGCTCCAATGC ATACCTTACAGCTTCGTCCACATTTGAGGAAATTGGACGTTCTGATGC CTATAAGAGGACTCAGGAGACTCTGTCTCAGGCAGGTCACGTGACATCAGCTGCGTTCTCCTCAATGGGCTCTGCCATCAGAAACCGATTTGGAGAGATGAG GGCTCTGCCGTACTCTAACTCTGG GAACTCGCCAAGCTTTAAATCCTTTGAGGACAAGGTGGACAATATGAAG TACAAAGTAATGGGGCAATCAAATGGAGAGAGCGGCCATTCACCAACCAGCAACAACGCACCTTTCTGA
- the tpd52l2a gene encoding tpd52 like 2a isoform X4, which produces MDSSEHDSSMTSTGVASGGTLPPGLTEEEAEEIQVELTKVEDEIQTLRQVLMAKERHATELKRRLGIGPLSEIKQNFTKGWHEVQCSNAYLTASSTFEEIGRSDAYKRTQETLSQAGHVTSAAFSSMGSAIRNRFGEMRALPYSNSGSNFSMRHSLSMPAMRNSPSFKSFEDKVDNMKYKVMGQSNGESGHSPTSNNAPF; this is translated from the exons ATGGACTCCTCTGAGCACG aCTCTTCAATGACATCTACAGGTGTAGCCAGTGGAGGGACACTACCACCAGGCCTGACAGAGGAGGAGGCAGAAGAGATACAGGTGGAGCTCACCAAG GTGGAGGATGAGATTCAGACACTGAGACAGGTTCTCATGGCGAAGGAGAGGCATGCCACTGAGCTCAAGCGCAGACTTGGCATCGGTCCCCTCTCTGAAATCAAACAGAACTTCACCAAAGGCTGGCATGAAGTTCAGTGCTCCAATGC ATACCTTACAGCTTCGTCCACATTTGAGGAAATTGGACGTTCTGATGC CTATAAGAGGACTCAGGAGACTCTGTCTCAGGCAGGTCACGTGACATCAGCTGCGTTCTCCTCAATGGGCTCTGCCATCAGAAACCGATTTGGAGAGATGAG GGCTCTGCCGTACTCTAACTCTGG TAGCAACTTTTCCATGCGTCACTCTTTAAGTATGCCAGCTATGAG GAACTCGCCAAGCTTTAAATCCTTTGAGGACAAGGTGGACAATATGAAG TACAAAGTAATGGGGCAATCAAATGGAGAGAGCGGCCATTCACCAACCAGCAACAACGCACCTTTCTGA
- the tpd52l2a gene encoding tpd52 like 2a isoform X5, producing MDSSEHDSSMTSTGVASGGTLPPGLTEEEAEEIQVELTKVEDEIQTLRQVLMAKERHATELKRRLGIGPLSEIKQNFTKGWHEVQCSNAYMRTSQTLGDLNRRVTSSNLYLTASSTFEEIGRSDAYKRTQETLSQAGHVTSAAFSSMGSAIRNRFGEMRNSPSFKSFEDKVDNMKYKVMGQSNGESGHSPTSNNAPF from the exons ATGGACTCCTCTGAGCACG aCTCTTCAATGACATCTACAGGTGTAGCCAGTGGAGGGACACTACCACCAGGCCTGACAGAGGAGGAGGCAGAAGAGATACAGGTGGAGCTCACCAAG GTGGAGGATGAGATTCAGACACTGAGACAGGTTCTCATGGCGAAGGAGAGGCATGCCACTGAGCTCAAGCGCAGACTTGGCATCGGTCCCCTCTCTGAAATCAAACAGAACTTCACCAAAGGCTGGCATGAAGTTCAGTGCTCCAATGC TTATATGAGAACTTCACAAACTCTTGGAGACTTGAATCGTAGAGTTACCTCATCTAATTT ATACCTTACAGCTTCGTCCACATTTGAGGAAATTGGACGTTCTGATGC CTATAAGAGGACTCAGGAGACTCTGTCTCAGGCAGGTCACGTGACATCAGCTGCGTTCTCCTCAATGGGCTCTGCCATCAGAAACCGATTTGGAGAGATGAG GAACTCGCCAAGCTTTAAATCCTTTGAGGACAAGGTGGACAATATGAAG TACAAAGTAATGGGGCAATCAAATGGAGAGAGCGGCCATTCACCAACCAGCAACAACGCACCTTTCTGA